From the genome of Mya arenaria isolate MELC-2E11 chromosome 5, ASM2691426v1:
gtttgtttaacttaATCAAAAGGGCCCAAGAGAATGGGGTTAATTTATTCAAGCTGACCCTAAGATGGAAGTCATTTGTAGGTGCCAGTTTATAGCCATTGCCAGTACCCTTTGCCGTGCACTGACCCCGTCTTGGAGGATACATATGGTCTTCCTAACCCCTGTACTACGCTTATTAAATGAGTACAGGGAATAGTCTTTTAAAAGGGTCTGCGGCGTATGCTTACCCTGTCTTCTGGAGTCTTTATTTGATCAGCATGAATCTAAGATTAATTACACTATCAACCAAGCgggattttttctttcaaaaaacgCGTTGCCACCGCGGGAGAAATGCGTCACTACGGAATATCGCGGCGATATTTCCACGGCAGCCAACGCAGTGGTGCGCGTCATCACCGCAATCATCTGCTGTTACTGCTACGAACTAATTCCGTATACATGCGCGCGGCATACGCCATGATTCGGCTAAACCGCGATGTTCAGATATGTGTGGTACAAATAGAATATTTTACAAGTAGATTAAACCGTGCTCGCGGACAGGATTTCACTTGATTGCGAAGGCAAACAATCGCATGGCTCTTATATAAATACTGAATACAAAACCAGACCGCAACTCATGGTAAAACGATTGAAGAACgttgctaaaatattttgataccaAATTTTACGAGAACGCtattcatattatacatatttttacttaatattgCGGGTGTTTCGGATTAAAaaccaaatacaaaatattataaagtaaAGTAATTACTGGGGGAAGAGGGTTAACTGTGccagtaataatattttaaaaagctgatgtaatattttaaatgtttatgttatctGGGGCCGGAAATAAATCCAATTTGAATTCTTCTCCCATGTGTTATCAATATTAGCTGGTTATCCCGGATACTATTTAGCCGCGGGTAGCCTCTACTGAGTACTGTAATACAGGTTCATTTTATGGTTTACTTTTGTTTGTACTGgttcttttttattatgtttcatcgtgttttatttataaaccattagcgttaatgatattttcattgaaacattGTGTTGTTGTGGCAGGTGTTCTTATTGGCTTCTAGAAAATAGTAAATTCCTTTCACATTTCGTGTTTCGTGGTAAAAGTACTTATTGGCTGCTAAGTCCCTTATTGGCTGCTGTACTTATTGGCTGCTGTTATTGCCTGCTAGCTTGTTGTCAGTACAAGAATGTCAAACAAAAGCTTGGTGTCAAACAGTTCAAAAACTTTGCTAAAAAATGTTATTCGACATACAGATTCGCACAATAAGGTAATATATCGATATGATTCTAACAGTAACAGCAACACTACACTAGactactgggcagttgcctaattccggatcaattttgaagttttcttaaaatattgtcataattactgAACATAAGTGCATGAAATTTTAATAGAGAAATGTTGGATACTATATCaaccaaaatggaaaaagaataaaagaaaaaaacaattaattataatataatattcagtacgAAATAAGGGCATAAACGACGTCCAAAAAACCTGCATTCAGTGCCTAAATATTcgtatattttcaaagaacaaagtaaacattattaagtcaatacaaaatatttaaatgctacttaaatgaacatcaagtattaaatgtttaacctgtatataaattttatacttcTCTAAAGTATTTGTATAGTATGTGTATTTTCGGCGTATCCGAACTACTTATTTGTccaaatttgcataattttgaaagtacgaatctgcttcatttttgcttcattttcatatcaaatgctgcACAACACAAATCAATGGCAtcgtcaatttatttacttttcatgTAATGGGCATTGTATTTCGTGATTGACGATAAGTCATAAACATCGTATAGTAAGTCTAGTGTTTAAAGAAAACCCTGTCGAACCTCAATATAAAAGCTCGCGCTGTGTGACGTCATCCCCCACGTgacttaatattgacatttaggaAAGCAAAAGTTTAGaggtatttattttggggtTATACTCGAATAGCTGCactttttgtgttgtttctgttgctatggAGGTCAGTTGCGTAGACTGTGATCATTCTATTTTGATCACGGTCGCCGAAATGCGTTTTTAAAGGatttccgaatatttaggcaaatccggaattaggcaactgcccagtagtccacctaaatggccgtcatcgagtcttttgacgatttttcttactatggcagactcgtgacagggaaacataagaaatgtcaaaataataaaaaatattcctgatcgctcattattgtagcgaACTGTAACACTACCAAGTCTAGTCATTCtaaagcttttatttttaatgatggtAAGCCTGGACCAggctaatgcaccagtcaattgtatccacggcccccccaggtccggggaatatcGGGGACTTTAACTTTCGGCCCAGCCAACCCTGGCTAGAAtatccgccctgcggggacaacagatggtaaaatcccggccaaatgcccccgcaccccagggaccctaggtaaggcccattccccgctatatttaaagcgaagacaaaaccaccgcattcacctggcactgcggggccacctgaaaggtaataACAccgcccatttccccggctatccccggtatacccccggacctggggaagGGCGTGGTTACAATGAATTACGGAGACTTCGTACCACTACAATATCGTACCAGGAGACTTCGTACCATTCGGCTGGAGAGATCTTAccggatatatatatattgtatagttatataagtttttgataatttttgtgttTAGAAATGTATAGACAATTAAGagaatagatatatatatattaaatatatattaaatacgaAATATAGTATGCTGGTTCAAGTTATgaacaatgtttgtattttggtaATTGTATTAATGgttcatttattgaaaacaaaaaaactttaaatttaaatttcttgtttgaaataaatttaaagaaaacatataaaaccaatgtttgcatttaaaagtaaaaccaaatatgaaattatCTTCACACTATTAGCAAATCAAATAATTGCCGACggttatttacatatttgttaatcaattttaattgttCAATTAAGGGACGTAATTACTGTGATTAATTATTTGGAATGTGGCATAAGCTGCTCACAGGTTCGCAGAATGTAGTAAACACAAGCCATGctgcatatatattttcactgacTTGACTTGATCATTCAGTCAAACATGGacaacaataaatgtattatgtGTAATAAAGAAGTGCGTTAACGTCAGCAGGCTCTTGAATGCGAGTCTTGCTTGGGTTGGCAGCACAGAGTTTGTGGAAAAGGCATTAGCCAAGACACATACAGGAGGGTGACAAAAGGCCTAGAACAGCTCTCGTGGTCGTGTGACCCATGCACTAATATAAATGTGCAAGCCAACTCCACGACCATGGATATGTCGACGAGACTAGCATTGACAACAATCTCATAGATGAGATGGCTGAAGACGAGACACGGACTGAAGAAGAAACAGACATGGCAAACTCTACGTACATTGTAGAGGCAGCCACGTCCTTCTCCATTGATGACTCAACAGTCACCATCGACGCCCTGGTCAATCAGCTCCTGCCAGAGAGAACGTTGGACATCCCAAACAGGGACTTTGAACACCCACCTCAAATCAGGGACCAATCGCTCTCTGAGACGCACATCTACATGGATGACACACATGCAAATGATGATGAACCAAAGTACGAGGTAATCGAAGGTGGAACATCAAAAGGGGGGCGAATGCTTATCAGCAGCCGTGGCTACAATTTCACAGTGAGACGCTCCAAGGATACCTTCACATACTGGGTGTGTGGTGTCCGAAACAAAAAGATACAGTGTCCAGCGTGGGTCAAGCAGTACGAGACGGCCTTCGTTGAAGGGGGTCAAGGTCATCTGCACGCTGCAGATCCAGGAGTGGGAACGAAGGTGAAGGTGAACGTCTCCACCTACCCGCCCCAAGATTGTCGAGGACGCCATGGTCAAGTTCATGCAAACGGATGGACCAAACCCTCCCAATCCTGAGAACGTCGCCCGGGCAGCCAACTTCCATCGCCAGAAACTACGACCGACAGAACCGAAGGATGATGAGCTCTCATTTGCGTTAAATAAGGAATTCATCAACGCCGATGAATTCCTAGTAGATGATGTCCGTGTCATCTACTCTTCGCCACAAAGACACAGCTCCAGCATCTCTGTGTGGCGCGTCGCTGGTTAATGGATGGCACATTTAAAGTTGTGCGTCGTCCATTTTACCAGTTGATGTCAATCCACTCCTTTGTTTGAAGCGCGGAGAACGTCAAGCAGGTCCCCTTCCTGTTTGTCCTCATGACACGGAGGACAAAACAGGACTACATAGCTGTCTTATGTGCGGTTAGGGAACGGCTTGGTGATCCAATTGTTGAGTGGTTCATGCTAGATTTTGAAGCTGCGGCATGGCAAGCAGTCCGGGAAGTATTTCCCAACACCGTTATGAAGGGCTGCAGCTTCCACTGGTCTCAGCAGGTATACCGGAAGGTGACACGTCTGGGACTGGCACCAGCCTATACTCATAAGGGAGGAGTATATCACTTTGTCAGGAAGCTGCTAGCTCTTCCCTACCTACCCGCTGAGCATGTGAGGCCTGCCTTCCTTACACTAAGGAGCAGGTTGTGGAGTCATATATTGGACCTGGTAGACTACATTGGAAGAACATGGGTAGCAGGCACGCTATGGCGCCCAAAAAATTGGTCTGTCTACATGGAGacagttaaaacaaacaatgatgtGGGAGGATGGCACCACCGCCTTAACAGTAGAGCCAGAGGAGCGCAGCTCCCCTTCTACGTTCTTGTACCTCTCCTGTATGGAGAGGCCCAGTACGTGGACATCCAGGCACGGCTGGTCTCAGCCAACATCTTACAACGCCTGCACAGGAAGAAATACAGGTCAACTCACAAGAAACTACATCAAGCCTGGGAGAAGTATGAAGAGGACAACATGACAACGAACCAACTCCTAAGGAAAGCCAGCCACATCATCGGACTAGGACCCATAGCAACATCAGCTGAGAATTACAGCGAGGACGAATAACATGTGAATGAAACCATAAGTGACTGTGCTACTGAGTATCGTGTTTTAATGTGCTAAATCAATGTAGTGATATTCattgtttaatgatttaaaatccattagTTTATGTTCTTATTTCTATTCGTTATTGTAATGTGCTGTATGTAATGTCTGTTTGTATTCATGATCATTTGCCGTTTGTGTGCTTATGTAAATAAGATGATAAATCTGCCATCTATCTATGTATCTATGTAagttttgtatttgcatttcattattgtatatgtaatgtgctgttttaatgtttggtttgtatgattatttgtgctataatttgaaaaatttCCATGAACTTTAATAAATCTACATGATCAAATAACACTTGTCATACCTGTTTTTCACACCATTCTTAACCTCAAGTATCCCAATTGTTTCCTTTAATGACCATGTTAGCACCTAATTAACACCTACTAATGGCCTTAGAAAACCCTTATATAGTGCATATGTGGTACGATGTCTCCGAGAGTGGTATGATATAGTAGTGGTACGATATATTGAAGTGGTACGAAGTCTCCGACAtccgttacaattgactggtgcataaccatcgttaaaaaaaagcattgtctagccacaataatgcacgtttagggaacttttttaacatttggaaatttatttttgttcctagtccaaataattatatgttggatttttttttacgatttttcatatatggcaaatccttcacgtacaaattgttttgtaccaaaagttgGTAGTTGTTTCGATcgcagttttacaacaatcggagcaCTTCGggcatggccgagttgttacgattgtatttatgaggtctatctcgaagcttgtccgAGGTGGCTGAGTTATTTCGATTGgatcgagttgttccgctttgcataattgttgtttgtgtcagtcaacttttgttttattggaaaggaaAACactgcattaaatgcttgttttgtgcaaaatagctttgcacttccatggtaaaatatgaatataaacctttactatctatttcaatcataaaatacttcacttaaagctgcactcccacagatttaccatttttacaacttttttattttttgtcttggaaagagcaaatttttgcattaatatctgcaaacaaatgatataagattgctgacaaaaaaacaaacgtcAAGTTTTATCTGTACAATGGACtaggcgaatgtaaatattaagttataaaacaattcaagacaATTTAATGTGATCAGTAACAATTAAGAATCATTTTCAAGACAAACAGTGGATGTATTACTATGCAAATATATGATGATTAGCAAGGTTgatgaaattgaattaaattgatTGCCACTTTAACACCTGTTTCTGCAAGGACATGCATTGGGCATTGGTAACTTTGCATGAAACAGTCTTCATAAATATTGGTTGAATTAAGGGCGGCCTTAAATAAATGTGGCTTCTTTATTGTTACAACTAACAgttgaaatgaaaaatcaaaGAGAAATACAACTGTTATTTTTCAAGAGGTTTCTTCTTTAGCTTCTGACCTAATTTGATATTGGCTCATATATTACATTGTAGgatgtgttgtaaatatttttttatatgcatttaagTAATGGAAGCCAGAAATatctaaacttaaaaaaatgccctttaaaataattttcccaTGCAAAGCATAAGGcgatttttttacaatgaacCTGCTCAGGCTGGGTCTTTATAGTTATGGTGACACACCACCTACGTTGACAACAGAACTAAATATTTCTCATTcttcaatttacaaaatgaagtgtCTGTGTGACAAATCAATAGGAGTTAAAGTAagatatgcccccccccccccctaaaaaaaaaatcatcaaaagttGTGTTACCTTGGTGTTGACAGTCATATGAGGCATTGTATTCTCTGATGGAAGGTGTCAAACAAGATTTTGATTGATATCCTCTCCACTGTTCATCACTTAATGGCATGGATGGAACCAATTTGTGTCCTTTCGATAGACTAGGGATAGTTGGATTAGACgatttgtaaatgttatatatcaTCATGGTTTGTGTTATGGCAGATTATTGAGGAGAACGAGATGTGGCGCCAGTGGAAGACAGAGCAGCAGGGACCGGAAGAAAACAACCCTTCCTTCCTCAAGGGCCAATGCAGCGACATGAGGTAAGCCCAAAGTCACATCTCAGTGAAGATTGTAACATCCTATTAAGggtgattttgatatttttggtcACAAACTTCAATATTGTATTGTGTCATTTTAGCTCTACAACTGTTGAAATAATCTTGAGGTTTATTAATAACTTTACTTTAAGATTATTTGAGCAAAAAATGCAGACTATAAAGTTACTGTATGTCTATTTGGGAAGACAATGGACATGAGAGGAAGTTGTGTATCTGTTATAGCATCCATAACAAAAAATCTATTACGGGACATCATTAAATAATTAGATTAATAAGATGTTGGATTGATAATTTTGTTGCATGCATATGCAAGGTAATGAACAACTGTTGATCATTTAAGGTACGAGTTTCCAAAGAGAAGAAACAAACGAGCCTACATGGATGAAGAGCCACAGAGCACATTCTGGATGAAGGAACTGTATAAGACTGAAGAAGCGGATGAAAATAGGTATTTTCTAGAGTTTGCTCTAGTGTCAAAATCATATGCAAATAACTTTCATGCTattttaagctcgactattcgaagaataaggagggctttactactcgccccagcgtctgtgtgggcgtctggttaaagttttagtgcaagttgggattttcacttataactccaatacccttcattcaattcactgaATACTTtgcacagttgttcagggccatcacataatgaagttagataactccatattatcatttatacatattatggcccctgattgactgtGGAACTTAGGTTGAAGTTTTAGTGCAGGTTGGGATGTtcattaataacttctatatccttcatTTAAATGACTTGATCCTTCACACAGTTGGTTGGGACCATTTCACAATGAGGTTAAATAACTCCATTTTATCCTTTATAAAAagtatggcccctgattgactatggaacttagattaaggttttagggcaggttgggatatttattatgccccccttcaaagaagaggggtatattgctttgcattggcatgtcggtcagtcggtcggtccgtcggtagaccaaagcttgtccaagtgataactcaacaattcctggacgtattatcatcaaacttgacatgaaggttgggcctgaccagtagatgacccctattgattttagggctcatcgggtcaaagatcaaggtcacagtgacctttaatggtaaaataattttgaagcttgtccgagtgataactcaacaatgcctagacctatggtcatcaaacttgatatggacatcgggcctgaccagtagctgacccctattgtttttgggggtcatctggccaaaggtcaaggtcacagtgaccttgaatggtaaaaggttgtccgagtgattactggacaatgcctgcacccatggccctcaaacttgaattAGAgcttgggcctgaccagtagctgaccactattgtttttgaggctcattgggtcaaagatcaaggtcacagtgaccttgaatggtaaaaggttgtccgagtgataactcaacaatgcctgcacccatggccctcataattgacttggaggttgggcctgaccagtagatgacccctattgtttttgggggtcatcgggccaaaggtcaaggtcacagtgaccttgaatggtgaaaggatgtccatgtgataactcgacaatgcctacacccatggccctcaaacttgaattggaggttgggcctgagcagtagatgacccctattgattctgggggtcatcgggccaaaggtcaagatcacagtgaccttgaatgataaaaggttgcccgagtgataactggacaatgcctgcactgggcctgaccagaagatgacccctattgtttttgggtgtcattgggccaaaggtcaaggtcacagtgaccttgaatggtaaaaggttgtccgagtgataactcgacaatgcctgcacccatggccctcaaacttgacttggaggttgggcctgaccagtagatgacccctattgttttaggggtcattgggccataggtcaaggtcacagtgaccttaatggttaaaggttgtccatgtgattactcgacaatgcctgcatctatagccctcaaacttgactttcaggttgggcctgaccagtagatgacccctattgtttttgggggtcatcgggtcaaaggtcaaggtcatagtgacctggaatggtaaaaggttgtctgtgtgattactcgacaatgcctgcacctatggccctcaaacttgactaggaggttgggcctgaccagtagatgaccccttttgattttggggttcatctggccaaaggtgaaggtcacagtgaccttgaatggtaaaaggttgtccaagtgataacgcaacaatgcctgcacccatggccatcaaacttgacttggaggttgggcctgaccagtagatggcccctaatgattttaggggtcattgggcaaaaggtcaaggtaacagtgactttgaacgataaaaggttgtctgagtgataactcaacaatgcctgcacccatggccctcaaacttgactttcaGGTTGGGCCTGAcgagtagatgacccctattgtttttgggggtcattgggccaaaggtcaaggtcacagtgaccttgaatgataaaaggttgtccaagtgaaaACTCgtcaatgcctgaacccatggcccttaaactagacttggaggttgggtctgacgagtagatgacccctattgattttaggggtcattgggccaaaggtcaaggtcacagtgaccttgaatggtaaaaggttgtccgtgtgattactcgacaatgcctgcacctatggccctcaaacttgacttggaggttgggcctgaccagtagatgacccctattgtttttgaggctcattgggccaaaggtcaaggtcacagtgcccttgaatggtaaaaggttgtccgagtgatatctcaacaatgcctgcacccatggccatcaaacttgacttggaggttgagcccgaccagtagatggcccttattgattttaggggtcattgggccaaaggtcaaggtaacagtgactttgaatgataaaaggttgcccgaatgataactcaacaatgcctgtgcccatggccctcaaacttgacttggaggttgggcctgagcagtagatgacccctattattttaagggtcaaggtcacagtgaccttgaaagcaaatttggcaattcctggacctatggtcatcaaacttgacatggaggttgggcctgaccagtatatgacccctcttgactttgggggtcatcaggccaaggtcaaggtcacagtaacctttaacaaaaaaagttaacaaatcctctcccagtgatatctcaacaatgcctgaatctatgatcatcaaacttgacatgtaagttgggcctgaccaggagatgacccttattgattttaagagtcattgggtcaaaggtcaggttcacagtgaccttgaatgcgaaaatgtttcaaacgataattggacaatgcctgcatccatggccctcaaacttgacttggagttgtgtctgacctgttgatgaccccttatgattataggggtcatcgggtcaaaggtcaaggttacagtgaccttgaacgaaaaaagcttgtctgtgtgataacttgtcaatgcctgcacccatggccctcaaacttaacatttagatttttggtgaccagctgaagACTccggattttgaggtcatagagtcaaaagtcatggtcataacacactctatcctcaaactttgaatggtcataatcttaaaactgcctcaacggcatccaatgtcagtgacaaatcagctgtcattttggtccatgcatatttcattcaattgtccatataatcctgacaacatggcgctcaggggggccataatgtttgacaaacatctcttgttaattacttctttacccttcattcaattgacttaataattcacacagttgttcgggaccatcacacaatatggtttcataactccatattatccttaatataagttatggcccttgattgactaaggaacttaggtttaagggcaggttaaagttttagggcaagttgggattttaataaaaatgcttctatgtatacccttcattcaatctACTTAATACTTTGCAGAATTATTGATGGccatcttacaacaaggtcacataactccattttaaacctaaatataaattatggcccttgaataaTTTTTGTGTTGCCTGACTAggcgacatataggggttactttagTCCTCGGCGGCGGTGGTCGTGTCATGTTTTcacttgtccggggcatatcttgtaaactattagtggtatcatcttgaaatttcatatgtagatagatctcattgagggcaagtgcagtgcacaagaactgttactcttgcttccatattttcagagtaattgccctttgttaattttcatgatTAAAGTTTTTATCcaggcatatcttgtagaatattagagttatcaacttgaaacttcatatgtagatagatctcatggagggcaagtgcaatgcacaataacagtaactctttcTTTCTTAGTTTTAGGGTAATTGcactttgttaatttaaatgcttaaagttttgtccagggcatatcttgaagaatataagatgcatcaacttgaaacttcatagctcgATAGATCC
Proteins encoded in this window:
- the LOC128234537 gene encoding uncharacterized protein NKAPD1-like isoform X2, which codes for MSNKSLVSNSSKTLLKNVIRHTDSHNKIIEENEMWRQWKTEQQGPEENNPSFLKGQCSDMRYEFPKRRNKRAYMDEEPQSTFWMKELYKTEEADENRWGHNGYKELYPEQFGSSRSLTHTSSTLRATHHTERHKKTKSQKHRKRESIKVAKSVGQISY
- the LOC128234537 gene encoding uncharacterized protein NKAPD1-like isoform X1; amino-acid sequence: MSNKSLVSNSSKTLLKNVIRHTDSHNKIIEENEMWRQWKTEQQGPEENNPSFLKGQCSDMRYEFPKRRNKRAYMDEEPQSTFWMKELYKTEEADENSPDLAPMDFWVFPEVKRQLRGQRFEDVNKLKIEAQRIVGSFPEDWYMETYDKWISRHRKSLQLNGDYRK